The stretch of DNA CGCGGCGATGTAATCCAGCGCTTCCTCGTGCAGATCATCTGCGTCCAGAAACACTTGCAGGCGGGCGAGTTGCTCGGCGAATGACATCGATGACTACCTTGGATGGAAAACAGCAGTGATTCTAGACGAGCTGGAAGCCCCCGGCTACCGCGCTACCACGCCGCGATGGCCTCGGTTTCCATAACCATTCGCCTTCGACAGATAGTAAAAATCGTATGGAGTTCCCCCAGTCTCGCCGTATCCGCCCGGCCATCGTCCATTGAAGTGTTCAGCCTGAACCGGTTGCGTGTGTCGCGTATACTCCCGCGTCTTGTTTCGGAGACCGGCATGCTCGATCAGGCACAGCGCATTCTCAAAGATGTTTTCGGCTACGACGCGTTTCGTGGCAACCAGGGTGCGATCATCCAGCGTGTAGCGGGCGGCGACGATGCGCTAGTGCTGATGCCTACCGGTGGCGGCAAGTCGCTCTGTTACCAAGTGCCGGCCTTGCTGCGTGAAGGGCTGACAGTGGTGGTGTCGCCGCTGATCGCGTTGATGGACGACCAGGTCGCCACGCTCGAAGAACTGGGCGTCGCAGCGGCTGCCCTGAATTCAACGCTGAGCCCGGAGCAGCAGCGAGACATCGCTGATCGCCTACGGCGCAACGAAATCAAACTGCTTTATCTCGCGCCTGAACGTTTGGTTCAGCCCCGCATGCTGGCTTTTTTGCAGCGCTTGGAAGTCGGCCTGTTCGCCATCGATGAGGCTCATTGCGTCTCACAATGGGGCCATGATTTCCGTCCTGAGTATCTGCAGCTCGGACAATTGGCAGAGTTTTTCCCCAGCGTTCCCCGCATCGCGCTCACCGCCACCGCAGACAAACGGACGCGGGAAGAAATCGTTCAGCGGTTGCATTTGGAGAATGCCGAACGCTTTCTTTCCAGTTTCGATCGCCCCAACATCTTCTATCGCATCGTGCCCAAGGAGCAGCCACGCAAGCAGCTGATGGCGTTCCTGGCCGAGCGGCGCGGGGACGCCGGCATTATCTATTGCATGTCGCGTAAGAAAGTCGACGATATCGCCGCATTCCTCACCGAGCAGGGGTTTCCAGCGCTGCCGTATCACGCCGGCTTGCCGAACGACTTGCGCGCATTCCATCAAAAGCGCTTCCTCAACGAGGAAGGCCTGATCATGGTCGCGACCATCGCCTTCGGCATGGGCATCGACAAGCCCAACGTGCGTTTCGTCGCCCATCTGGATCTGCCGAAATCGCTGGAAGCCTACTATCAGGAAACGGGTCGTGCGGGCCGGGATGGGCTTCCCGCCGACGCTTGGATGGCGTACGGCCTGCAAGACGTCATCTTTCTCAAGCAAATGCTCAATAACTCCGAAGGTGATGACCGGCACAAGCGCATCGAACAGCACAAGCTCGATGCGATGCTCTCGCTGTGCGAGGAGACGCGCTGCCGTCGTCAGGTTCTACTGGCTTATTTCGACGAACAGATGCCGGAGCCTTGCGGTCACTGCGACAACTGTGTCGATGGGGTGCAGACCTGGGATGCGACCGAGCCGGCACGCCAGGCGTTATCGGCCATCTACCGCAGTGGGCAGCGGTATGGGGTTGGACATCTGGTGGATATTCTTCTTGGCCGTGACAACGAAAAGGTCCGCAGTCTCGGTCATCAGCACCTGTCAGTGTTCGGCGTTGGCAAGGCGTTATCGGAAGGGGAGTGGCGCTCGCTGTTCCGTCAACTGGTGGCTCGTGGGCTGGCCGATGTCGACCTGGAAGGCTTCGGAGGGCTGCGGCTCAGTGACAGCTGCCGTGCCCTTTTGCGTGGGGAGGTGGCCCTGGAGCTGCGCCGCGAACTGGCGACCAAGGCGCCAAAATCGTCAGCCAGCGCGGCGAGCCAATTGGTACGCAGCGAGGAGCGTGAGACCTGGGAGGCCTTGCGCACGCTGCGCCGCAAGCTTGCCGAAGAACATGGCGTACCGCCTTATGTCATTTTTCCCGATGCGACGCTGCTGGAGATGCTGCGCAGCCAGCCCGCCGCCCTCAGCGATATGGCGCGCATCAGCGGCGTTGGCGCGCGAAAGTTGGAACGCTACGGCCAGGCCTTCCTTGAGGTGTTGCAGGGCACTGCGACACCGGTCAAATCACCGGCCGACTTCCGTCATGAACTGATTACGCTGGCGAGAGCCGGTATGACACCCGCTCAGATTGCGCGACAGCTCGACTGCAGTGAAAAGAACGTCTATGCCATGCTCGCAGAAGCGATAGGCGAGCAACAACTCAGCCTGGAGCAGGCCCTGGATTTGCCTGAGGCCTTGCTCGGCGAGATCCAGGAAGCCTTCCTCGACGGAGAGGGTGAGTTACCCCCGGTGGCGGCAGTCGCCGAGCAGTTTGCCGGCCGGGTGCCAGAGGCCGTGCTGTTCTGTGTCCGGGCGTCGCTGCAAGCTGAGTTCGAGCTCTAAGTCCTTGCGATATGAGTCGGTGTCGTCTCGCTGGCCGTGACGCTTGTTGGCCTTGCCATCCTGATCGGAATCCTGCAACTCACGGTTACGCTCTTGGGCGATAGTAGCCTTGCCAGCGTTTGGGGGCTGTGGTTAGCTCGCTAATAATTAGGATTTGCAGGAACACGCTTCATGTACCCGGACCAACACCGCTTCGCCATGCAATTGGCTCAACTTTCGCGTGGCTGGCGTGCCGAACTGGATCGTCGTCTGGCAGACCTCGGTTTGTCGCAGGCACGGTGGCTGGTGCTGCTTCATTTGGCTCGATTCGATCACGACCCGACCCAGCGCGAGCTGGCGCAAAGTGTAGCGGTCGAAGGCCCAACGCTGGCGCGGTTGCTGGACAGCCTGGAAGCGCAAGGGTTGGTACATCGCAAGCCCGCCCCAGGGGATCGTCGGGCCAAGCTCATCACACTGGGCACTCCGGCTCGCCCCTTGATTCAGAAAATCGAAGCGATCTCCACCCAGGTCCGCGAGGAGCTCTTCGGCGGCATCGACGAGGCGGACCTGCGCAAGTGTCAGCAAGTCCATGAGCGCATCCTGGACAACCTCTGCAAGGTCAAACGCTAACGATCAGCCACACGCAAGCCGGAACGGTGGCGCTGCGCCTTCGCCCACGGCTCTCCTCCCGATTGCTATTCCAACGTAACGCCGTGCCGTTGAGTGCGCCGACTGAAATCAGGCGCAAGCGCGACATGCCGTTTGTCTTTTGACGCTAGGCTGTGTTTTCCGATGGTGGCACAATGCCGCTAAGCGATAGTCGACGAACTGCATCACGCTTGTGCGTTTCCGGTCGATAACCGCGTCACAGTTCGGTACAGCAGAGGCCTTGACGGCAAGCGTCAAGTGTCACGCGTGGAGAGTCCATGGCATTAGGTCGACGAGTCGTGTTCGCAGCAGCCCTTGGCTCGCTGTTTTATTCAGGCGTGGCGCCCGCACTCGGAATGGGTGATATCACGCTTCAGTCTGCCCTCAACCAGCCATTGAACGCGGAAATCGACTTGCTGGACGTCGGCGATCTGTCGGCTCAGGACATCCGTGTCGCGCTCGCCTCCAGCAACGACTTCGCCCGCGTTGGAGTTGACCGCGTGGCGTTCCTTCAGGATCTGCGCTTCATTCCCCTGATCGAAGGCAATCACAGCCGGATCCGCGTCGTATCGGACAAGCCCGTCCGTGAGCCTTACCTGAATTTCCTCGTAGAGATCACTCGGGCAAACAGTCGGCTTCTGCGCGAGTACACCGTGCTGCTTGATCCGATGCCGAGTCAGCCTGTGCGTGTCCGAGAGTCGGGCGTAAGCGAGCAGCCCATTGTTGAGCCGCCGCGCGCAGAGTCGCCACGCTTCGAGACGCCGACCGAGTTGCCCAGCTCATCGCAAGGGAAGCTCCACCGGGTCGCGAGCGGGGAGAGTCTCTGGATAATCGCCAACGCGTATACCGGAAACGGGAGCAAGGGCGATCAATCTCGGTTGATGCGCGACATCCACGCGCTGAATCCCGATGCGTTCGCCGGTGGCGAGGCAGCGCATCTCAAAGCGGGCGCACGTCTGCTGCTTCCGGATTCGGCGGATGTGCCGGTGACGGCTAGGGCTGGATCCGTGCGTGCAAAGCCTCCGCTCGAAGTCGTTGTTGAGCCAGAACCCGCGCCTGTCGACTCTATGCGTTTCGACGATCAGCTCGCCACGCTGCGCCAACAGTTTGCGGAAGAATTGGCGTCCAGTCGTGACGAAAACCGCCAGCTGAGACAAATGCTGACGGACATGCAGCATCAACTCGAGACCGTCACATCGCAATTGGCCGAGCAAGCACGCTCGCAAGCTGGCGCGTCTTCACAGGTTGTCGGGCTAGTGCGGCCTACGGAGGCGGCCCAACCGCCTGCGGTGGAGTCGGTGGCCGTCTCTATGGCAGATCCGGCGTCACCGTTCACATGGCAGAGCTGGGCGATGGTTGGCGGTGCGGTATTGATGTTGGTGGCGCTCTCCGGCTTATGGGTTGGTCGACGGCACAAATCGGAACTGACGGAGCCGTCGACGGAGGCTGCGGCACCGTTACTCCCCTTGGCTGAGGCAATTGCAACCGCGACGGTCGACATGCCGCGTCAGCCGGCTAAGGCTTTCGTGAGCGAAACCGATGTACTCGAAGCGGCTGATATTTACCTCACGTATGGACGCCGCGATGAGGCCCTCGATGTGCTGCAGCGGGGCATTGAGCGGACGCCCGAGCAGCTGGATTTACGTTTTCGTCATCTTGGACTGCTGGCTGAGTCTGGTGAGACTGAAGGTTATAGCCGGGCTGCTGCTGAGTACTTGCAGGCAGGCGGCTCGCAGATGCAGTTGGATCAGCTTCACGCGCTGCATCCCGCGTTGGCGGCTACCGTCGCGGCAACGATTCCCTCAACCGAAATGCTCGATCCGGACGTCACCTTTGTGCTCGATGATCTGTCGGACGCAACAGCTCATCTGGTACCTGAATCCGATGAGAACCCTCGGGCCGATGGCGATCAAGCGTTAACCGCTCAGCCACTTCTCGACGCGTTCGATGACGTGTTTACGCTGGGTTCGTTACCGTCGCTTATCGGCGATTCAGCGGTCTTCGAGCCGGGGCCGACAGCGGAGGAAATCCGCCAGCTGGAACCGAATCCCGAACACCTCGTTCGCCTCAATCAGGCCGCCGCCTACATCAAACAGGGCGATATCGAGAGTGCGTGCGTGATCCTGGAAACGCTTGCCATTGAAGGTGATGAGCAGCAGCGCCAGCAGGTTAACGAGCTGCTCGCGCAGATCGTTTGATGCCGCCTGGTGACGAAAGCGGGGTGTCGTGGTTTAAAAGCTACGCCCGAGGTTCATGTACAGGGCACGCTCGGCTTCATCGTTCAGGCCATAGCTGAAATTCAACGGCCCCAGTGGAGTTTCGTAGCCGATGAAGAGGCTCCCGGCATTGATATAGCCGCTGTCGAATTCATTGTCGTTGTTCCATGCACGGCCGCGCTCCAGCGAGGCACCGAGATACAGAGGGAAGTCCAGCGGCAAGAATGAGCGCGGGGTCATCCGGCGGAAGTAAATCATGCGTGCCAGGCTGACGTTCTGGCCGGAGAGGGCGTCCTGGCGGAACCCCGACAGCTGCCTGGCGCCGCCGAGCAGAAAGCTGGACGTGACGATTTCCGCGTCATCCAGCGTGCGCCCGTAGCGCCCTCCGAACACCACCGTATCCAGGCCGAAACTGACGGCCTTGTCCAGGCGAAACTCCCATTGCCGGTATGGTTCATCGGAACCGAGGCTGGGGTCGTACTGGCGCAGAGTCAGTCCGATATCCTCACCTTCACTGGGAAAGTCGACGTTGTCGACTGTGTCGAATGAGTACTGAAGCTGGTAGTAGCCTTCCTTGAAGGTGAAATCGGGTAGTGCCTGGTCACCGACGCGTACGTCGGCTTCGCCCCACGCCTGGCCTACGCCGAATCGGATTTCACCGTTGTTGGCGATCTGCCGTCCAAGGTTCAGCCCATAGCCGTAGCGCTGTAGGCGATATTCGGCGATAGGGTCGTTGTCCAGGATCGCCTCGACATTTTGGGTCTCTGCAAACAGATTGGGTGCCACAAACCAGCGTGAGCCAGCATCAAGCGGCTGGTAGAACTCGCTGAACAACTCCTGACGATCGCCCAGCTGCAAGCGCGTGAGCCATTCCGCACCGAGCTCGTTAATTCCATTTTTGCGATAGCTGGCGCCCAGATTGAAGGCGCTGTCACCGCGAAAGTCGTCGGACAGGTTGATGCCCAGCCGGAGGTAATCGGTGCCCGAGCGTTTTTCACGGGTGGTGATCACCAGCGTATTACCCGGATTTTCATGCACAACGCGGTATTCGACCTGCTCGAAGTAATCCAGGCCGTACAGCGTGCCCATGTCTTTCTGCAGGTCCTGCAAATCCAGACGCTTGCCTACCGGCTGGCGGATGTGACGGCGAATCACCGCATCGCCCACCTTTGAATCATTTTCGATGCGCACGGCGGTGATCACTGGCGTACGAGGTTCGGCCGACCGCGCCAAGCTCAGCGCCAGGTTGCCGCCGCTTTCGCTTTGCATTGCGCCTAGGCGGCCGTCCAGTGCTCTGGCGGCGCGGTAACCCGCATCGATCAGCTGCTCGGCGCGCCCGAAGTCTGTCGAACCGTATGCAGCGAGCATCGGTTGGACCAACAGGTCCTCCGAGCGGAGCGTCGCCAGCTGCGCTTCCGAGTTTCGCCGCGTCATCATCGTGATCGACTGGTTGAGCACATCGACAACGGTCAGCAACTGCTCGCGTGGCAGTAACGGCGTGCCGATATCCACCACGATCAGCCGGTCGACACCCATGTCGCGGGCGACGTCCATCGGGATGTTGTCGACCATACCCCCATCGACCAGCAGCCGGCCCTCGACCTCGACTGGCGCGAACACCGCGGGGATCGACATACTGGCGCGGATCGCCTGGGGCAGGTGGCCGCTTCGGAAGATGACCTTTTTGTCATTGGCGATATCGGTCGCCACCGCGCGGAAGGGAATCGGCAGGCGATCGAAATCACGGGTGTCGCTGGTATGCACCAGAAGGCGCTCGAGCAGCAGCGCAAGGTTCTGCCCTTGAATGACCCCAAGCGGCAATCCGAGGCTGCCATCATCACGAAAGCTGAGTTTGCGCTTGACCAGAAAATCCCGGTCGTCCTGTTTGCGCCGGAACGGAACGTCTTGCCGCGGCGGGTCGTCCGACAGAACTTGCTGCCAGTCCAACCCGAGGGCGAGCTTTTCCAGCTCATCTACGCTGTATCCCGCTGCATAGAGCCCACCGATGACCGCACCCATGCTGGTTCCTGCGATCGCATCGATACGCACCTTGTGTTCCTCCAGCGCTTTGAGCACGCCGATATGTGCCAATCCACGTGCGGCGCCGCCGGACAGCACAAGGCCGGTGGTCGGCTGAGAATCGGCGAATCCTGCTAGCGGCACTAGAAGCATCAGCAGAAACAGTAGGCGGGGCATGGGTAACACCAACGGAAGACGGCGAAATGGCGGCTATTATAGGCGTCCAGCCAGCCAGCGAGCGCCCCGTGATGCCCGATACAACGCCTGAGATCGTGATTACCTATTGCACCCAATGCCAGTGGTTGTTACGTGCGGCCTGGCTGGCGCAGGAGCTTCTGTCGACCTTCGGCGATGACCTGGGGAAGGTCTCGTTGGTCCCCGCGACCGGCGGTACATTCCACATTTTCTGCGATGGTGTTCAGATTTGGGAGCGCAAGTTGGACGGCGGCTTTCCAGAAGCCAAAGAGCTGAAGCAGCGGGTGCGGGATCAAATTGATCCACAGCGAGATCTTGGACACAACGACCGATAAACATGCCCGAGTGTCGATACGCCTACCGCTGACGGCGCTGCGTCGTGCTTTCGCGTGGGAGGATCTGGTAGTTCACTACCGAGACCTCGCGGGGCCTCGGTGCACCTGCACGTTGCGCGGCGGCGCTCGCCAGCAGCATTTCGCCTGCGCGCCAGCCGATTCGGTAGGGATCGACGGAAACGGTGGTGATCGTCGGCGTGCAGTGACGTGACACCTCGAAGTCGCCGAAGCCGGCGATGGCGATGTCTTCAGGAACCCTCAGGCCCTGGCGATGACACTCCATGATCGCGCCGAACGCCGAAAGATCGCTGACGCACATCACCGCGTCCGTGTCAGGCCATTGCGCCAGCAGGCGGCGTATGGCTTCGCCGCCGTGGCTCATGGTGATCGGCGACTCGCCGTACGCCACCACTCGCGGCGTCATGTTCAGCGCAGTGACTGCCTGCAGATAACCTTCACGACGTTGCAACCCGCGGTGGTCGAGCGATGACGCACCGCCGATGAAGCCGATGCGCTGATAGCCGCAACCCTGCAGGTGGCGCACCATGGCGGCGGCGGCTTCGGTGTTGGAAAAGCCCACGGATTGGTCTATCGGCTCGCCCGGCACGTCCCAGGTTTCCACTACCGGTACCTTGGACTGCACCAGCAGCTTGTGCGTGATCTCCAGATGCGCAGCGCCGGTCAGCATCACTCCCAGCGGTCTGTGACGCAGTAACGTTCTGACCAGCAGCGCTTCCTGCTCGGGGTGATAGTCCGTATCACCGAGGAGCAGCCGCAAGCCTTGCGCTCGAATGCAATCGTTAAGGCCCCGTACCGTGTCCGCGAAGTTCGAACTGTTCAGCGATGGCACCAGCGCAACGATGAACTCTGAGCGTCCGCTGGAAAGCGTGCCGGCCGATGCATCGAGTAGGTAGCCCAGACTCTCGATCGCTTCCTGGACCCGCTTTCGCGTCTTCTCACTGACGTTCCTGCCGGCTAACACGCGCGACACCGTCATCTTCGAAACGCCGGCGAGCTTGGCCACGTCCGCCATGCGCGGTGGCGATGCGTCAGGCGCAAGGGTGGTGTCGGTCATCGGTACAGGCTTCCGGCAATCACTGAAGAGCGCGAAGTATACCTGCGCACCTTTGCTCGGCTGGATGTTCAGCGCGCTTTACAAAGGCGATGTTATCGGTAACATTTTATCGCGAGACGAGCGAGCTGCTGCTCCCTGGATGCGTTGTGGACGGCTTATTCGATGTCCGCTTCAGCGTATCGGCGGCTGGTGTACCCATAATCCGATCGGCCGGGGACAGCCCTGGCTGACAAGAATAAGAAGGGCTCCCATGACTCAAGCTGACAAACGGCCGCTCCGTAGCCAACAGTGGTTCGATGACCCCAGCCACGCCGACATGACCGCCATCTATGTCGAGCGTTACATGAACTACGGGCTTACCAGGGGCGAGCTGCAATCCGGCCGCCCGATCATCGGTATCGCGCAGACCGGTAGCGATCTGGCTCCCTGCAATCGGCACCATCTTGAACTGGCTCAGCGCGTCAAGGCGGGTATACGCGATGCCGGCGGCATTCCCATGGAGTTTCCCGTCCACCCGCTGGCCGAGCAGACCCGCCGCCCTACGGCAGGCCTGGATCGCAACCTCGCCTATCTGGGCCTGGTGGAGATTCTGCATGGCTATCCCCTCGACGGCGTGGTGCTCACCACCGGCTGCGACAAGACCACACCGGCGTGCCTGATGGCGGCCGCCACTACGGATCTACCGGCGATTGTTCTGTCAGGTGGGCCCATGCTCGATGGCCACCACAAAGGCGAGTTGATTGGCTCGGGCACTGTGCTGTGGCACGCCCGCAAGCTGCTGTCGGCCGGTGAGATCAATTACGAAGGTTTCATGGAGATGACGGCGGCCGCGTCTCCCTCCATCGGTCATTGCAACACCATGGGCACAGCGCTTTCGATGAATGCGCTGGCCGAGGCGCTGGGCATGTCACTGCCGGGTTGCGCGAGCATTCCCGCCGCTTATCGAGAACGCGGTCAGATGGCCTACCTCACCGGTAAGCGGATCGTTGATCTGGTTTTCGACGACGTTCGCCCTTCACAGATTCTGACGCGCGAGGCGTTCGAGAACGCGATTGCCGTGGCGTCAGCCCTCGGCGCGTCCAGCAATTGCCCGCCGCATTTGATCGCTATCGCTCGCCATGCCGGCGTAGAGCTGTCGCTCGAGGACTGGCAGCGCATCGGTGAAGACGTGCCGCTGCTGGTCAATTGCATGCCGGCCGGCAAATACCTGGGCGAAGGGTTTCACCGAGCCGGTGGTGTGCCGGCCGTGATGCACGAACTGCTCAAGGCGGGGCGCTTGCACCGCGGCTGCGCGACCGTCTCCGGCCAAAGCATTGGCGAGATCGTTGCCGCGACGAAGGCTCATGACCGCGATGTGATCCGCCCGTACGAGGAGCCGCTCAAGCACCGCGCGGGCTTCATCGTGCTCAGCGGCAATTTCTTCGACAGCGCCATCATGAAGATGTCGGTGGTGGGTGAGGCTTTCCGCAAAACCTATCTGGCCACCCCGGGCGATGAAAA from Pseudomonas sp. DNDY-54 encodes:
- the recQ gene encoding DNA helicase RecQ, producing MLDQAQRILKDVFGYDAFRGNQGAIIQRVAGGDDALVLMPTGGGKSLCYQVPALLREGLTVVVSPLIALMDDQVATLEELGVAAAALNSTLSPEQQRDIADRLRRNEIKLLYLAPERLVQPRMLAFLQRLEVGLFAIDEAHCVSQWGHDFRPEYLQLGQLAEFFPSVPRIALTATADKRTREEIVQRLHLENAERFLSSFDRPNIFYRIVPKEQPRKQLMAFLAERRGDAGIIYCMSRKKVDDIAAFLTEQGFPALPYHAGLPNDLRAFHQKRFLNEEGLIMVATIAFGMGIDKPNVRFVAHLDLPKSLEAYYQETGRAGRDGLPADAWMAYGLQDVIFLKQMLNNSEGDDRHKRIEQHKLDAMLSLCEETRCRRQVLLAYFDEQMPEPCGHCDNCVDGVQTWDATEPARQALSAIYRSGQRYGVGHLVDILLGRDNEKVRSLGHQHLSVFGVGKALSEGEWRSLFRQLVARGLADVDLEGFGGLRLSDSCRALLRGEVALELRRELATKAPKSSASAASQLVRSEERETWEALRTLRRKLAEEHGVPPYVIFPDATLLEMLRSQPAALSDMARISGVGARKLERYGQAFLEVLQGTATPVKSPADFRHELITLARAGMTPAQIARQLDCSEKNVYAMLAEAIGEQQLSLEQALDLPEALLGEIQEAFLDGEGELPPVAAVAEQFAGRVPEAVLFCVRASLQAEFEL
- a CDS encoding MarR family transcriptional regulator, whose translation is MYPDQHRFAMQLAQLSRGWRAELDRRLADLGLSQARWLVLLHLARFDHDPTQRELAQSVAVEGPTLARLLDSLEAQGLVHRKPAPGDRRAKLITLGTPARPLIQKIEAISTQVREELFGGIDEADLRKCQQVHERILDNLCKVKR
- a CDS encoding FimV/HubP family polar landmark protein yields the protein MALGRRVVFAAALGSLFYSGVAPALGMGDITLQSALNQPLNAEIDLLDVGDLSAQDIRVALASSNDFARVGVDRVAFLQDLRFIPLIEGNHSRIRVVSDKPVREPYLNFLVEITRANSRLLREYTVLLDPMPSQPVRVRESGVSEQPIVEPPRAESPRFETPTELPSSSQGKLHRVASGESLWIIANAYTGNGSKGDQSRLMRDIHALNPDAFAGGEAAHLKAGARLLLPDSADVPVTARAGSVRAKPPLEVVVEPEPAPVDSMRFDDQLATLRQQFAEELASSRDENRQLRQMLTDMQHQLETVTSQLAEQARSQAGASSQVVGLVRPTEAAQPPAVESVAVSMADPASPFTWQSWAMVGGAVLMLVALSGLWVGRRHKSELTEPSTEAAAPLLPLAEAIATATVDMPRQPAKAFVSETDVLEAADIYLTYGRRDEALDVLQRGIERTPEQLDLRFRHLGLLAESGETEGYSRAAAEYLQAGGSQMQLDQLHALHPALAATVAATIPSTEMLDPDVTFVLDDLSDATAHLVPESDENPRADGDQALTAQPLLDAFDDVFTLGSLPSLIGDSAVFEPGPTAEEIRQLEPNPEHLVRLNQAAAYIKQGDIESACVILETLAIEGDEQQRQQVNELLAQIV
- a CDS encoding patatin-like phospholipase family protein, translated to MPRLLFLLMLLVPLAGFADSQPTTGLVLSGGAARGLAHIGVLKALEEHKVRIDAIAGTSMGAVIGGLYAAGYSVDELEKLALGLDWQQVLSDDPPRQDVPFRRKQDDRDFLVKRKLSFRDDGSLGLPLGVIQGQNLALLLERLLVHTSDTRDFDRLPIPFRAVATDIANDKKVIFRSGHLPQAIRASMSIPAVFAPVEVEGRLLVDGGMVDNIPMDVARDMGVDRLIVVDIGTPLLPREQLLTVVDVLNQSITMMTRRNSEAQLATLRSEDLLVQPMLAAYGSTDFGRAEQLIDAGYRAARALDGRLGAMQSESGGNLALSLARSAEPRTPVITAVRIENDSKVGDAVIRRHIRQPVGKRLDLQDLQKDMGTLYGLDYFEQVEYRVVHENPGNTLVITTREKRSGTDYLRLGINLSDDFRGDSAFNLGASYRKNGINELGAEWLTRLQLGDRQELFSEFYQPLDAGSRWFVAPNLFAETQNVEAILDNDPIAEYRLQRYGYGLNLGRQIANNGEIRFGVGQAWGEADVRVGDQALPDFTFKEGYYQLQYSFDTVDNVDFPSEGEDIGLTLRQYDPSLGSDEPYRQWEFRLDKAVSFGLDTVVFGGRYGRTLDDAEIVTSSFLLGGARQLSGFRQDALSGQNVSLARMIYFRRMTPRSFLPLDFPLYLGASLERGRAWNNDNEFDSGYINAGSLFIGYETPLGPLNFSYGLNDEAERALYMNLGRSF
- a CDS encoding SelT/SelW/SelH family protein — encoded protein: MPDTTPEIVITYCTQCQWLLRAAWLAQELLSTFGDDLGKVSLVPATGGTFHIFCDGVQIWERKLDGGFPEAKELKQRVRDQIDPQRDLGHNDR
- a CDS encoding LacI family DNA-binding transcriptional regulator; protein product: MTDTTLAPDASPPRMADVAKLAGVSKMTVSRVLAGRNVSEKTRKRVQEAIESLGYLLDASAGTLSSGRSEFIVALVPSLNSSNFADTVRGLNDCIRAQGLRLLLGDTDYHPEQEALLVRTLLRHRPLGVMLTGAAHLEITHKLLVQSKVPVVETWDVPGEPIDQSVGFSNTEAAAAMVRHLQGCGYQRIGFIGGASSLDHRGLQRREGYLQAVTALNMTPRVVAYGESPITMSHGGEAIRRLLAQWPDTDAVMCVSDLSAFGAIMECHRQGLRVPEDIAIAGFGDFEVSRHCTPTITTVSVDPYRIGWRAGEMLLASAAAQRAGAPRPREVSVVNYQILPRESTTQRRQR
- a CDS encoding IlvD/Edd family dehydratase — translated: MTQADKRPLRSQQWFDDPSHADMTAIYVERYMNYGLTRGELQSGRPIIGIAQTGSDLAPCNRHHLELAQRVKAGIRDAGGIPMEFPVHPLAEQTRRPTAGLDRNLAYLGLVEILHGYPLDGVVLTTGCDKTTPACLMAAATTDLPAIVLSGGPMLDGHHKGELIGSGTVLWHARKLLSAGEINYEGFMEMTAAASPSIGHCNTMGTALSMNALAEALGMSLPGCASIPAAYRERGQMAYLTGKRIVDLVFDDVRPSQILTREAFENAIAVASALGASSNCPPHLIAIARHAGVELSLEDWQRIGEDVPLLVNCMPAGKYLGEGFHRAGGVPAVMHELLKAGRLHRGCATVSGQSIGEIVAATKAHDRDVIRPYEEPLKHRAGFIVLSGNFFDSAIMKMSVVGEAFRKTYLATPGDENRFEARAIVFDGPEDYHARINDPALEIDEQCILVIRGCGTVGYPGSAEVVNMAPPSELIRRGIDSLPCLGDGRQSGTSASPSILNMSPEAAVGGGLALLRTGDRLRVDLNNRSVDLLVDEEELERRRQDAVPQIPESQTPWQELYRQLVGQLSTGGCLEPATLYLRVIANRGEPRHSH